From the Borrelia puertoricensis genome, one window contains:
- a CDS encoding rod shape-determining protein MreD yields MISFILYYIFSIFLGQVFQYYCDINFSFSLDIFLIILIFNSLNFVFNIGLISSILHGFIMEYFNGLPLGFFVFSYVLIFYLLEKVKLIVPKSMFSITIFFIFSKFVIWFVAMTFADFIDLKGFNYLIFDFNIVINIVFLNFLYPILNYCTRDLYTIKEEY; encoded by the coding sequence GTGATATCTTTTATACTCTATTATATCTTTAGTATATTTTTGGGACAAGTTTTTCAATATTATTGTGATATCAATTTTTCTTTTTCACTAGATATATTTTTAATTATTTTAATTTTTAATTCTCTAAACTTTGTTTTTAATATAGGTTTAATTTCAAGTATTTTACATGGTTTTATTATGGAATATTTCAATGGTTTGCCACTTGGATTTTTTGTTTTTAGTTATGTTTTGATATTTTATCTTCTTGAAAAAGTTAAGTTGATTGTTCCAAAGAGCATGTTTAGTATAACAATATTTTTTATTTTTTCAAAATTTGTTATTTGGTTTGTAGCAATGACTTTTGCAGATTTTATTGATCTTAAAGGATTCAATTATTTGATATTTGATTTTAATATTGTTATAAATATAGTGTTTTTAAATTTTTTGTATCCAATTTTAAATTATTGTACGAGAGATCTTTATACTATTAAAGAGGAATATTGA